One Manduca sexta isolate Smith_Timp_Sample1 chromosome 28, JHU_Msex_v1.0, whole genome shotgun sequence DNA window includes the following coding sequences:
- the LOC115450659 gene encoding U7 snRNA-associated Sm-like protein LSm10 has translation MFIGNAKEKFNFHNTLLCIVKGLQNKNITLDLRNDAYVCGTIETVDGFMNISFSNAVYCDTHGNEFSFENLYVQARNIRYVHIPETMPIISTIKNEVCRQRAPRPAIKELAANSRKMKKALKQHMEIVASLDTE, from the exons ATGTTCATTGGAAATGCTAAAgaaaagtttaattttcataacacCCTACTGTGTATAGTTAAaggtttacaaaacaaaaatatcacattAGATCTGCGAAACGATGCCTACGTATGTGGCACAATTGAAACTGTTGATGG CTTCATGaacatttcattttcaaatGCTGTATATTGTGATACTCATGGTAATGAGTTTTCATTCGAGAACCTGTATGTTCAAGCCAGAAATATAAGATATGTCCACATTCCTGAAACT ATGCCAATAATTTCGACGATAAAGAATGAAGTGTGCAGACAAAGAGCACCAAGGCCAGCCATTAAGGAATTAGCTGCCAATTCCAGGAAAATGAAGAAAGCACTCAAACAACACATGGAAATTGTTGCATCATTGGATACTGAATAG